Proteins co-encoded in one Flavobacteriales bacterium genomic window:
- a CDS encoding SAM-dependent methyltransferase — protein sequence MKQKGSIHLLPNLIAESDVDQVIPRDLQSFMCGLRHFMVENVRNARRYLKKIDRTVDIDSIQFYEMGKHASPQELEVALNAVRQGHPLGVISDAGCPGVADP from the coding sequence ATGAAGCAGAAAGGAAGCATACACCTACTCCCTAATCTGATCGCAGAATCGGATGTGGACCAAGTCATCCCAAGGGATTTACAATCGTTCATGTGCGGTCTCCGTCATTTCATGGTGGAGAATGTGCGGAATGCCAGAAGGTATCTTAAGAAGATCGACCGAACGGTAGACATCGACTCCATCCAGTTCTATGAAATGGGCAAGCATGCCTCCCCTCAGGAATTGGAAGTCGCTCTGAATGCGGTCAGGCAAGGTCACCCCTTGGGAGTGATATCGGATGCCGGTTGTCCTGGAGTGGCCGACCC